Proteins encoded in a region of the Streptomyces sp. PCS3-D2 genome:
- a CDS encoding hemolysin family protein: MNALQLVFALLLVLANGFFVGAEFALVSVRRSQIEPLAAESKRARQVLHGLENLPLMMAAAQFGITICSLTLGAVAEPTVARLLEPVFHAVHVPQGLIHPLGYALALAAVIFLHLVIGEMVPKNLAMAAPEKTALWFSPGLVAFARLCGPVTTALGACAKLVLKLFKVEPKDEVEAAYTSAQLGRLLQDSRQAGLLEQVEQERLEDALELGSRPVTDVLLDRERLVTVGPAVTPRQIEQLTVRTGYSRFPVRADSGAFMGYLHVKDVLDLEDRERAVPQRVWRRMTTLCATVPLDDALGVMRRDATHLAQVADQAGRVLGLVALEDVLEMLVGEVRDPAHRVPA, translated from the coding sequence GTGAACGCCCTCCAGCTCGTCTTCGCACTGCTCCTCGTCCTCGCCAACGGCTTCTTCGTCGGCGCCGAGTTCGCTCTGGTCTCCGTACGGCGCAGCCAGATCGAGCCGCTCGCGGCGGAGTCCAAGAGGGCCCGCCAGGTGCTCCACGGCCTGGAGAACCTGCCCCTGATGATGGCCGCCGCCCAGTTCGGCATCACCATCTGCTCGCTCACCCTCGGCGCGGTCGCCGAACCCACCGTGGCCCGGCTGCTGGAGCCCGTCTTCCACGCCGTCCACGTGCCGCAGGGGCTGATCCACCCGCTCGGGTACGCCCTCGCGCTCGCCGCCGTGATCTTCCTGCACCTGGTCATCGGCGAGATGGTCCCCAAGAACCTCGCCATGGCCGCCCCCGAGAAGACCGCCCTGTGGTTCAGCCCCGGCCTGGTCGCCTTCGCCCGCCTCTGCGGGCCGGTCACCACCGCGCTCGGGGCCTGCGCCAAGCTGGTCCTGAAGCTCTTCAAGGTCGAGCCCAAGGACGAGGTCGAGGCCGCCTACACCTCCGCCCAGCTGGGCCGGCTCCTCCAGGACTCCCGGCAGGCCGGACTCCTGGAGCAGGTCGAACAGGAGCGGCTGGAGGACGCACTGGAACTGGGCAGCCGCCCCGTCACCGACGTCCTCCTCGACCGGGAGCGCCTGGTCACGGTCGGCCCGGCCGTCACCCCGCGGCAGATCGAACAACTGACCGTGCGGACCGGCTACTCCCGGTTCCCCGTCCGGGCCGACAGCGGAGCCTTCATGGGCTACCTCCACGTCAAGGACGTACTGGACCTGGAGGATCGGGAACGAGCCGTGCCCCAGCGGGTCTGGCGCCGCATGACCACACTGTGCGCCACCGTCCCGCTGGACGACGCCCTCGGCGTCATGCGCCGCGACGCCACCCATCTGGCCCAGGTCGCGGACCAGGCGGGCCGGGTCCTCGGCCTGGTCGCCCTGGAGGACGTGCTGGAGATGCTGGTCGGAGAGGTCCGCGACCCGGCGCACCGGGTTCCGGCCTGA
- a CDS encoding AAA family ATPase: protein MDFGTPGSMHAPAELAWLRGVDACTMGAYPQAEEEFRTAVRLDPSMADAWLGLHALRVDTGNALLRMYAHRDRFGEQRTRHRRTLNSWYWLGWWVQPVLENRRDLLLAHASHWLDGRHVPELDQALAALPPVDTDAQVRFLHACRAYLVKDWEQLVRHTEPLVNDPLLGIEAGLFGGMARVRLEMYGQAEPLLSAALMRCRSEQPQRKELRYWLARAHEGTGRSAAALPLYRAVHRVDPSFMDTAARLTAIEDGDDTDGMADLAGLAGYSGYGGYAGHGPSPAGGDFAAVALGGSPGGGPVQDIAADGPAGLDPLAPPPPPPGRMEGVRRKAAVPPQASAEGLPTGPSDPAALAEALAELERMVGLEPVKRQVKALSAQLHMARLRAGQGLPVQPPKRHFVFSGPSGTGKTTVARILGRVFYALGLLGGDHLVEAQRADLVGEFLGQTAVKANELIDSAIGGVLFVDEAYSLSNTGYSKGDAYGDEALQVLLKRAEDNRDHLVVILAGYPAGMDRLLAANPGLSSRFTTRVDFPSYRPPELTAIGGVLADANGDHWDEEALEELRSISGHVVEQGWIDELGNGRFLRTLYEKSCAYRDLRLAGFAGEPSRDDLATLRLPDLMQAYGEVLSGRGPQERQEPPL from the coding sequence ATGGATTTCGGCACGCCGGGCAGCATGCACGCCCCGGCCGAACTCGCCTGGTTGCGGGGGGTCGACGCCTGCACCATGGGCGCCTACCCGCAGGCCGAGGAGGAGTTCCGGACGGCGGTGCGGCTCGACCCCTCGATGGCCGACGCGTGGCTGGGCCTGCACGCGCTCCGGGTCGACACGGGCAACGCGTTATTGCGCATGTACGCGCACCGGGACCGCTTCGGCGAGCAGCGCACCCGGCACCGCAGAACCCTGAACTCCTGGTACTGGCTGGGCTGGTGGGTGCAGCCAGTACTGGAGAACCGGCGGGACCTGCTCCTCGCCCACGCCTCGCACTGGCTGGACGGCCGCCACGTGCCGGAGCTGGACCAGGCCCTCGCCGCGTTGCCGCCCGTCGACACCGACGCGCAGGTACGCTTCCTGCACGCCTGCCGGGCCTATCTGGTCAAGGACTGGGAGCAGTTGGTCCGGCACACCGAGCCGCTGGTGAACGATCCGCTGCTGGGGATCGAGGCGGGACTCTTCGGCGGTATGGCACGGGTCCGGCTGGAGATGTACGGGCAGGCGGAGCCGCTGCTGTCGGCGGCGCTGATGCGCTGCCGGAGCGAGCAGCCGCAGCGCAAGGAGCTGCGGTACTGGCTGGCGCGGGCGCACGAGGGCACGGGGCGCAGTGCGGCGGCACTGCCTCTGTACCGGGCGGTGCACCGGGTGGATCCCTCCTTCATGGACACCGCGGCCAGGCTGACGGCCATCGAGGACGGTGACGACACCGACGGCATGGCCGATCTGGCGGGTCTGGCCGGGTATTCGGGGTACGGCGGCTATGCGGGGCACGGCCCGTCCCCGGCCGGCGGGGACTTCGCGGCGGTCGCCCTGGGCGGTTCGCCCGGCGGCGGGCCCGTCCAGGACATCGCCGCGGACGGCCCGGCGGGGCTCGACCCGCTGGCTCCGCCGCCTCCCCCGCCCGGCCGGATGGAGGGCGTGCGGCGCAAGGCGGCCGTCCCGCCGCAGGCTTCGGCGGAGGGGTTGCCGACCGGGCCGTCGGACCCGGCGGCGCTGGCCGAGGCGCTGGCGGAGCTGGAGCGGATGGTGGGCCTGGAACCGGTCAAACGGCAGGTGAAGGCGCTCTCCGCGCAGCTGCACATGGCACGGCTGAGGGCGGGTCAGGGGCTGCCGGTGCAGCCTCCGAAACGACACTTCGTGTTCTCCGGCCCCTCGGGTACCGGCAAGACCACCGTGGCGCGGATCCTCGGACGGGTCTTCTACGCGCTCGGGCTGCTCGGCGGGGACCACCTGGTGGAGGCCCAACGGGCCGATCTGGTGGGCGAGTTCCTGGGGCAGACCGCGGTGAAGGCCAACGAGCTGATCGACTCGGCGATCGGCGGTGTGCTGTTCGTCGACGAGGCGTACTCGCTGTCGAACACCGGTTACAGCAAGGGCGATGCGTACGGCGACGAGGCCCTGCAGGTGCTCCTGAAGCGGGCCGAGGACAACCGGGACCACCTGGTGGTGATCCTGGCCGGCTATCCGGCCGGGATGGACCGGCTGCTGGCGGCGAATCCGGGGCTGTCCTCGCGGTTCACCACGCGGGTGGACTTCCCCAGCTACCGGCCGCCGGAGCTGACCGCCATCGGCGGCGTGCTGGCCGACGCCAACGGGGACCACTGGGACGAGGAGGCCTTGGAGGAGCTGCGCAGCATCAGCGGGCACGTGGTGGAGCAGGGATGGATCGACGAGCTCGGCAACGGCCGCTTCCTGCGCACCCTGTACGAGAAGAGCTGCGCCTACCGGGACCTGCGGCTGGCGGGCTTCGCGGGCGAGCCGTCGCGGGACGACCTGGCCACCCTGCGGCTGCCGGATCTGATGCAGGCGTATGGAGAGGTCCTGTCGGGCCGCGGGCCCCAGGAGCGCCAGGAGCCGCCGCTGTGA
- a CDS encoding hemolysin family protein, translating to MTIPLLLLAAAFALILANGFFVAAEFGLVTVERPEAERAAADGDRRARTVVKALRELSFQLSGTQLGITITSLVVGMLAEPALAALLAGPLSATGLPKGAVSGVAVVIGMLLASAVQMVVGELVPKNWAVSRPLQVARFVAGPQHVFSRVFRPVIAGLNAVANRLVRALGVEPTEEMASARTPGELVSLVRHSAQAGALEQDTADLFVRTLSLGELTAQHVMTPRVKVSALQHTATAADVLNLTRATGLSRFPVYRERIDEITGVVHLKDALAVAESERDRISVGRICVPPLLVPGSLPVQPLLERLRSEQPMAVVVDEYGGTAGVVTLEDIVEELVGEVRDEHDLAEDETPELAAVAAEDGRPSWEADGSCRVQTLRRIGLEVPEGPYETVAGLVADLLGRIPAPGDRADLPGWKLSVRRVGRNRAERVRLVRLAAVPAAGGLRKPAGPAGAAVPGSGRRGEPAPQRAELEGAAR from the coding sequence GAGGCCGAGCGCGCCGCAGCCGACGGAGACCGCCGTGCCCGCACGGTCGTCAAGGCCCTGCGTGAGCTGTCCTTCCAGCTCTCCGGCACCCAGCTCGGCATCACCATCACCTCCCTCGTGGTCGGCATGCTCGCCGAGCCCGCCCTCGCCGCACTGCTGGCCGGGCCGCTCTCCGCGACCGGCCTCCCGAAGGGAGCCGTCTCCGGCGTCGCCGTCGTCATCGGCATGCTGCTCGCCTCCGCCGTCCAGATGGTCGTCGGCGAGCTCGTCCCGAAGAACTGGGCGGTCTCCCGGCCCCTCCAGGTGGCCCGCTTCGTCGCCGGCCCGCAACACGTCTTCTCGCGCGTCTTCCGGCCGGTCATCGCCGGTCTCAACGCCGTCGCCAACCGGCTCGTACGGGCCCTCGGCGTGGAGCCCACCGAGGAGATGGCCTCCGCCCGCACCCCGGGTGAACTGGTTTCCCTGGTACGCCATTCGGCCCAAGCCGGCGCCCTCGAACAGGACACCGCCGACCTCTTCGTCCGGACCCTGTCGCTGGGCGAGCTCACGGCCCAGCACGTCATGACCCCCCGGGTGAAGGTCAGCGCCCTCCAGCACACGGCCACCGCGGCCGACGTGCTCAACCTGACGCGGGCCACGGGCCTGTCCCGCTTCCCCGTCTACCGCGAACGCATCGACGAGATCACCGGCGTGGTCCACCTCAAGGACGCCCTCGCCGTCGCCGAGAGCGAGCGCGACCGCATCAGCGTGGGCCGGATCTGCGTCCCCCCGCTGCTGGTGCCCGGCTCCCTGCCGGTGCAGCCGCTGCTGGAGCGGCTGCGCAGCGAACAGCCGATGGCCGTTGTCGTCGACGAGTACGGCGGCACCGCCGGCGTCGTCACCCTGGAGGACATCGTGGAGGAACTCGTCGGGGAGGTACGCGACGAGCACGACCTGGCCGAGGACGAGACCCCCGAACTCGCCGCCGTGGCCGCCGAGGACGGCCGCCCCTCCTGGGAGGCCGACGGCAGCTGCCGCGTGCAGACCCTGCGTCGGATAGGCCTGGAGGTGCCCGAGGGCCCCTACGAGACGGTCGCCGGACTCGTCGCCGACCTGCTCGGCCGGATCCCCGCCCCCGGGGACCGCGCGGATCTCCCCGGATGGAAGCTGTCCGTCCGCAGGGTCGGCCGCAACCGGGCGGAACGCGTCCGGCTGGTCCGGCTGGCGGCCGTACCCGCCGCCGGGGGGCTCCGGAAGCCCGCGGGCCCCGCCGGCGCCGCCGTGCCCGGCTCCGGCCGCCGCGGCGAGCCCGCCCCGCAGCGGGCCGAACTGGAAGGCGCCGCCCGGTGA